One Helicobacter cetorum MIT 00-7128 DNA window includes the following coding sequences:
- a CDS encoding septal ring lytic transglycosylase RlpA family protein: protein MRKYPISLLILALIMSACAHKSEDQVVKKNLFYKHESLRAYENARDYDPTTKTATYKRNFFERHFKHQEIPQTNNTTNQALDSGMRDSSAIQRATMRPYQVGGKWYYPTKVDLGENFDGIASWYGPNFHAKKTSNGEIYNMYAHTAAHKTLPMNTIVKVINKENNLSTIVRINDRGPFVNNRIIDLSNAAARDIDMVKKGTANVRLIILGFGGIISKQYEQTFNANSSKTLHKEFKVGESQKSVSGGRFSLQMGAFRRKEGALELAEKLKTEYKNYSTKIIEINGLNKVLMQGFQSEEEAKDFASSHHKGAILVRE, encoded by the coding sequence ATGAGAAAATATCCTATCTCTTTACTCATCTTAGCACTTATTATGAGCGCTTGCGCTCACAAATCAGAAGACCAAGTGGTGAAAAAAAACTTATTCTATAAACATGAAAGTTTGCGTGCGTATGAAAATGCTAGAGATTATGACCCCACAACTAAAACTGCCACTTATAAGCGTAATTTCTTTGAACGCCATTTCAAACACCAAGAGATTCCACAAACTAATAACACAACCAATCAAGCCCTAGATAGTGGCATGCGTGATTCTAGCGCCATTCAAAGAGCCACTATGCGCCCTTATCAAGTAGGCGGAAAATGGTATTACCCCACCAAAGTGGATTTAGGCGAAAATTTTGATGGCATTGCTAGTTGGTATGGTCCAAACTTTCATGCTAAAAAAACAAGTAATGGCGAGATTTACAACATGTATGCACACACTGCAGCACATAAAACTTTGCCTATGAATACTATTGTAAAAGTGATTAATAAAGAGAATAATCTAAGCACCATTGTGCGCATTAATGATAGGGGGCCTTTTGTGAATAACCGCATTATTGATTTGTCTAATGCGGCTGCTAGAGATATTGATATGGTTAAGAAAGGCACAGCCAATGTGCGTTTAATCATTTTAGGCTTTGGAGGCATTATCTCTAAGCAATACGAGCAAACCTTTAATGCTAATTCTTCAAAAACTTTGCATAAAGAATTTAAGGTTGGCGAAAGTCAAAAAAGTGTGAGTGGAGGGAGATTTTCTTTGCAAATGGGTGCGTTTAGACGCAAAGAGGGTGCTTTAGAATTAGCAGAAAAATTAAAAACTGAATACAAAAACTACTCTACTAAAATTATTGAAATTAATGGCTTAAATAAAGTGCTTATGCAAGGTTTTCAAAGTGAAGAAGAGGCAAAAGACTTCGCCTCTTCTCATCATAAGGGAGCGATTTTAGTTAGAGAATGA
- the yihA gene encoding ribosome biogenesis GTP-binding protein YihA/YsxC, with amino-acid sequence MIHIKEAQFVTSAAKLSQCPASAVSEMVFLGRSNVGKSTFINTLLNKNLAKSSATPGKTRLANFFTTTWEDKEKNFQTTFNVIDLPGFGYAKVCKSLKKEWEGFLWELLSTRVSIKLFVHLIDSRHLNLDIDINARDNLQAILRPDQVYLPLFTKFDKLNKNEQHRLLANSPQPFLINTNDFSALSFKFPNLNMVRQTLLNYLLNPIQAI; translated from the coding sequence ATGATACATATCAAAGAGGCACAATTTGTAACTTCTGCGGCCAAACTCTCTCAATGCCCTGCAAGTGCGGTATCTGAAATGGTCTTTTTGGGGCGTAGCAATGTGGGTAAAAGCACTTTTATTAACACCTTATTAAATAAAAACCTTGCTAAAAGTTCTGCAACTCCGGGTAAAACTCGTCTAGCAAACTTCTTTACTACCACTTGGGAAGATAAAGAAAAAAACTTTCAAACCACTTTTAATGTCATTGATTTGCCCGGATTTGGCTACGCAAAAGTGTGCAAAAGTTTAAAGAAAGAATGGGAGGGCTTTTTATGGGAATTACTAAGCACTAGAGTTTCTATTAAGCTATTTGTGCATTTGATTGACTCACGCCATTTGAATTTGGATATTGATATAAACGCTAGAGACAATCTACAAGCGATTTTAAGACCAGACCAAGTTTATTTGCCCCTTTTTACTAAATTTGACAAACTTAACAAAAATGAGCAACACCGCCTTTTAGCCAATTCTCCTCAACCTTTCTTAATCAATACAAATGATTTTAGCGCTCTTTCTTTTAAGTTTCCTAATCTTAATATGGTGCGCCAAACTCTCTTAAATTACTTGCTTAACCCCATACAAGCGATTTAA
- a CDS encoding KdsC family phosphatase — MIKLLLLDVDGTLTDGALYFDENMQEIKAFNVKDGLGMVLWKKLNKEIAIITGRTSPIVEKRMQSLGIQHVFMGVKDKGAIVRELKQNLKLSTQEIACVGDDYNDLSMFKECALSFAPFDAHADIKNKASRVLQSLGGKGAVREVIDYLIELEGLKDEAFRLYL, encoded by the coding sequence ATGATTAAGTTATTGCTTTTAGATGTAGATGGCACACTCACTGATGGCGCATTGTATTTTGATGAAAATATGCAAGAAATCAAAGCTTTTAATGTTAAAGATGGGCTTGGCATGGTGCTATGGAAAAAGCTCAATAAGGAAATTGCTATTATTACCGGCAGAACTTCGCCTATTGTAGAAAAGCGCATGCAAAGTTTAGGTATTCAACATGTTTTTATGGGGGTTAAAGATAAGGGCGCTATTGTTAGAGAGCTTAAACAAAATTTGAAACTTAGCACCCAAGAAATCGCATGCGTAGGCGATGATTACAATGATTTAAGCATGTTTAAAGAATGCGCTCTAAGTTTTGCGCCCTTTGATGCGCATGCTGATATTAAAAATAAAGCTAGTAGAGTATTGCAAAGCTTAGGAGGTAAAGGGGCTGTTAGAGAGGTTATTGACTATCTTATAGAATTAGAGGGTTTAAAAGATGAAGCATTTAGGCTTTACCTCTAA